In Calonectris borealis chromosome 29, bCalBor7.hap1.2, whole genome shotgun sequence, one genomic interval encodes:
- the LOC142094157 gene encoding protein S100-A4-like, with the protein MACPLEQALAVMVSTFHKYSGKEGDKYKLSKQELKEMLTKELPSFSRQTSEASLQQLMCHLDSNSDSEVDFQEYVTFLACMAMMCNDFFQDCPDKMPHKK; encoded by the exons ATGGCGTGTCCCCTGGAGCAGGCACTGGCCGTGATGGTCTCTACCTTCCACAAGTACTCAGGGAAGGAGGGGGACAAGTACAAGCTCAGCAAGCAGGAGCTCAAGGAGATGCTCACGAAGGAGCTGCCCAGCTTCAGC AGACAAACCAGTGAGGCCAGCTTACAGCAACTCATGTGCCACCTGGACAGCAACAGCGATAGCGAGGTGGATTTCCAAGAGTACGTGACCTTCCTGGCCTGCATGGCCATGATGTGCAACGACTTCTTCCAGGACTGCCCCGACAAGATGCCGCACAAGAAGTGA
- the LOC142094158 gene encoding protein S100-A4-like — MACSLEQALTVMVTTFHKYSGKEGDKYKLSKAELKELLNKELPVFGSKQMDEAEFKRLVNDLDHNKDSEVDFKEYACFLACITMGFNEFFKDGPTKQPRKK, encoded by the exons ATGGCATGTTCCCTGGAGCAAGCGCTGACCGTGATGGTCACCACCTTCCACAAGTACTCGGGAAAGGAAGGGGACAAGTACAAACTCAGCAAGGCAGAGCTCAAGGAGCTGCTGAACAAGGAGCTGCCCGTCTTCGGGAGC AAACAAATGGACGAGGCGGAGTTCAAGAGGCTCGTGAACGACCTGGACCACAACAAGGACAGCGAGGTGGACTTTAAGGAGTACGCCTGCTTCCTGGCCTGCATCACCATGGGCTTCAACGAGTTCTTCAAGGATGGCCCCACCAAGCAGCCCCGCAAGAAGTGA
- the S100A16 gene encoding protein S100-A16 translates to MAECTELEWAVQVLVNNFDKYSSRRCCCKKPRRISKKEFRKMLSCELNHMLTDTGNRRAADKLICDLDENKDGRISFEEYWTLIGGIASPIAQIIRQQEQSVKHTK, encoded by the exons ATGGCAGAATGCACAGAGCTGGAATGGGCCGTCCAGGTGCTGGTGAACAACTTCGACAAGTACTCgagccgccgctgctgctgcaagAAGCCGCGGCGCATCAGCAAGAAGGAATTCCGCAAGATGCTGAGCTGTGAGCTCAACCACATGCTGACG GACACCGGGAACCGTCGAGCAGCCGACAAGCTCATCTGCGACCTGGATGAGAACAAAGATGGGCGCATCAGCTTCGAGGAGTACTGGACCTTGATAGGCGGCATCGCCAGCCCCATCGCCCAAATCATccgccagcaggagcagagcgtCAAGCACACCAAGTAG